The Faecalibacter sp. LW9 genome has a segment encoding these proteins:
- a CDS encoding carboxypeptidase-like regulatory domain-containing protein: MNKLLLSISLFASVVGVVQAQTKITGTAKNSATGEEVYNLTVRLDGMSNDAVLTDRIGYFQFVDVPDGTYKLQIFGVGFDPYEQTISVAGQKEIELGEVLLTYNPNNVDVGLITLNDDELSSDESSTSSSAGLLQSSRDVFARVAAFELGSYWFKPRGYDNKYNDVHFNGVRMNKIDNGRATFNNWGGLNDVTRRPDELTYALEPSSYAFGDIGGVTNFDTRPSTMRKGVSLSYSATNRSYRNRIMATYNTGLMNNGWAVMFSGSRRWAEEGLVEGTFHDSWGYFLGVEKRINKNHTLNFTTFGAPNRRSTGSANTQEMVDMKGIYYNSFWGWQDGEKRNERVKETYEPVYQLSHHWNINDKSKLLTTVSYQTGREAGSRLDWYNAPNPTPNYYRNLPSWYLYNNDQEGYELQRENWLNGSASQLNWNRLYQSNLNVNKHSVYYLTNDVNEDKTASFYTNFKTELTDKIDIVVAATYQNVKSELFREVEDLLGGNYVLNYDDFNKYYFDENNKDYVAREGDRHEYNYEINRNYADLYFQSKIKGSFLDLTVGMRASYTDFYRDGKFLNGLYRENSFGKSKTYDFLNFGVKSNFLFKLDGRNFISLNGQYSTEAPTADEVFPNARLHDITVEEGIVNAKILSTDLSYVYRGPRVKARATGFYTKIEDEIEKGFGYIDGGEGQYFVAEVMTGVDKQYLGGEVAIEAQITPTIKVTGAAALGQYTYTNNPNYYLFSDDFMVDGGEAYKNYGTAYLKDYKLQTGPQSGYSLGIEYRDPKFWWVGVSGNYLTNNYLDVAPYRRTTNFITNTQSTVTEESLREVLKQQRVSDEFMLNLNIGKTFRFGQYYLGTSLTVNNVLDNENYITGGFEQLRLGNYDNAINQHQQTLFGPRMFYGAGRTFFFNVYLRF, encoded by the coding sequence ATGAATAAATTATTGTTAAGTATTTCTCTCTTCGCATCAGTCGTTGGAGTTGTGCAGGCTCAGACTAAAATTACGGGTACTGCAAAAAATTCTGCAACAGGGGAAGAAGTGTACAATCTTACAGTAAGATTAGATGGTATGTCTAATGATGCTGTTTTAACTGATCGAATCGGATATTTCCAATTTGTAGATGTTCCTGACGGAACATATAAGTTACAGATTTTTGGGGTAGGTTTTGATCCTTATGAACAAACAATTTCTGTAGCAGGACAAAAAGAAATTGAATTGGGTGAAGTTTTACTAACATATAACCCAAATAATGTTGATGTAGGTTTAATTACTTTAAATGATGATGAATTATCATCTGACGAATCTTCAACTTCTTCTAGCGCTGGTTTACTACAGTCTTCTAGAGATGTTTTTGCTCGTGTTGCAGCATTCGAATTAGGTTCGTATTGGTTTAAACCTAGAGGTTATGATAATAAGTACAACGATGTACATTTTAATGGAGTTCGTATGAACAAGATTGATAATGGTCGTGCTACTTTTAATAACTGGGGAGGTTTAAATGATGTAACAAGAAGACCTGACGAATTAACTTATGCTTTAGAGCCATCTTCTTATGCTTTTGGTGATATTGGTGGAGTTACAAATTTCGATACTCGTCCTTCTACCATGAGAAAAGGAGTTAGTTTGTCCTATTCAGCAACAAACAGATCTTATCGTAATCGTATTATGGCAACCTATAATACAGGATTAATGAATAATGGTTGGGCTGTAATGTTTTCTGGTTCCCGTCGTTGGGCAGAAGAAGGATTAGTGGAAGGTACATTTCACGATTCTTGGGGTTATTTTTTAGGAGTTGAAAAAAGAATAAATAAAAATCATACATTAAACTTTACTACTTTCGGTGCTCCTAACCGACGTTCTACTGGCTCTGCAAATACGCAAGAAATGGTAGATATGAAAGGGATTTATTACAATTCGTTTTGGGGTTGGCAAGATGGTGAAAAACGTAACGAGCGTGTAAAAGAAACTTACGAGCCGGTTTATCAATTATCTCACCATTGGAACATTAACGATAAGTCTAAATTATTAACTACTGTTTCTTACCAAACAGGTCGCGAAGCGGGTTCTCGTTTGGATTGGTATAATGCTCCAAATCCAACACCAAATTATTATCGTAATTTACCAAGCTGGTATTTGTATAATAATGATCAGGAGGGGTATGAGTTGCAAAGAGAAAATTGGCTTAACGGTTCAGCTTCTCAGTTAAATTGGAACAGATTATACCAATCAAACTTAAATGTTAATAAACATTCTGTTTATTATTTAACAAACGATGTAAACGAAGATAAAACAGCCTCTTTTTATACGAACTTTAAAACTGAATTAACAGATAAAATTGATATTGTTGTTGCTGCAACTTACCAAAATGTAAAATCTGAATTATTCCGCGAAGTTGAAGATTTATTAGGTGGTAATTATGTTTTAAACTACGACGATTTTAATAAATATTATTTTGATGAAAATAATAAAGATTACGTAGCTAGAGAAGGTGATCGTCACGAATATAACTACGAAATTAATCGTAACTACGCAGATTTATATTTCCAATCAAAAATCAAAGGAAGCTTCTTAGACTTAACAGTTGGTATGAGAGCTTCTTATACAGATTTCTACCGTGATGGTAAATTCTTAAATGGTTTATACCGTGAAAATTCATTCGGAAAATCTAAAACATACGATTTCTTAAACTTTGGTGTTAAATCTAACTTCTTATTCAAATTAGACGGTCGTAACTTTATTTCATTAAACGGTCAATATTCAACAGAAGCTCCTACAGCAGATGAGGTTTTTCCTAATGCACGTTTACACGATATTACAGTTGAAGAAGGAATCGTGAATGCTAAGATTTTATCAACAGATTTATCTTACGTTTACCGTGGACCTCGTGTAAAAGCTAGAGCTACTGGTTTCTATACTAAAATTGAAGACGAAATTGAAAAAGGTTTCGGATATATTGATGGAGGAGAGGGACAGTACTTTGTTGCAGAGGTAATGACAGGTGTAGATAAACAATATTTAGGAGGAGAGGTTGCGATAGAAGCACAAATTACTCCGACAATAAAAGTGACTGGAGCTGCAGCTTTAGGTCAATATACTTACACAAATAATCCGAATTATTATTTGTTCTCTGATGACTTTATGGTTGATGGAGGTGAAGCTTATAAAAACTACGGAACTGCTTACTTAAAAGATTATAAATTACAAACTGGACCTCAATCTGGTTACTCATTAGGTATTGAATACCGTGATCCTAAATTTTGGTGGGTTGGGGTTTCTGGAAATTATTTAACAAATAATTATTTAGATGTGGCGCCTTACCGTAGAACAACAAACTTTATTACAAATACACAAAGTACAGTTACAGAAGAATCTTTAAGAGAGGTTCTAAAGCAACAACGTGTATCTGATGAGTTTATGCTTAATCTTAATATTGGTAAAACTTTCCGTTTTGGTCAATATTATTTAGGAACAAGTTTAACGGTTAACAATGTTTTAGATAACGAAAACTATATTACAGGAGGATTTGAGCAATTACGTTTAGGTAACTATGATAACGCAATCAATCAACACCAACAAACGTTATTTGGTCCAAGAATGTTCTACGGAGCAGGAAGAACTTTCTTCTTTAATGTTTATTTAAGATTCTAA
- the trpA gene encoding tryptophan synthase subunit alpha, translated as MNALDLKLQEKKQNLITIYTTAGYPNLTDTPTVLKQLQKNNVDIIEVGIPYSDPLADGPTIQATSEKALANGMKLNVLFDQLKSIKEEIYTPLVLMGYYNQLIKYGVEAFLQQCQESGVSGLILPDMPFQVYLDQHQALFEKYEQRVIFLITPQTPADRIKAINDATSGFVYVVSNSATTGSTEANYNEEFLAGLKTLGLTKPYQIGFGISTKQDVEKAWKYANGAIIGSAFLRAIENSTAIEQSVDDFIQSIQ; from the coding sequence ATGAACGCATTAGATTTAAAACTTCAAGAAAAGAAACAAAATCTAATCACGATATATACAACAGCGGGGTATCCAAATTTAACGGATACCCCAACTGTTTTAAAGCAATTGCAAAAAAACAATGTTGATATTATCGAGGTTGGGATTCCTTACTCGGATCCTTTAGCCGATGGACCTACCATCCAAGCGACGAGTGAAAAAGCATTAGCCAATGGAATGAAACTCAATGTGCTTTTTGATCAATTAAAAAGCATTAAAGAAGAAATCTACACCCCTTTGGTTTTAATGGGATACTACAATCAATTGATTAAATATGGTGTAGAAGCGTTCTTACAACAATGTCAGGAAAGTGGAGTTTCAGGATTAATTTTACCAGACATGCCCTTTCAAGTTTATTTGGATCAACACCAAGCCTTGTTCGAGAAATATGAGCAACGCGTCATTTTCTTAATTACACCTCAAACACCAGCGGATCGTATTAAAGCCATTAATGATGCAACGTCTGGTTTTGTCTATGTGGTATCCAATTCAGCAACCACTGGATCAACGGAAGCCAATTACAATGAAGAATTTTTAGCAGGTTTAAAAACGCTAGGATTAACGAAACCATATCAAATCGGTTTTGGAATCTCAACCAAACAAGATGTGGAAAAAGCATGGAAATATGCCAACGGTGCTATAATTGGTAGTGCATTTTTACGTGCCATTGAAAATTCAACTGCGATTGAACAATCGGTAGATGATTTCATCCAATCCATCCAATAA
- the tyrS gene encoding tyrosine--tRNA ligase translates to MNPLIEELTWRGLVHNIMPGTEEQLNKEMTSGYVGFDPTADSLHVGSLVPIFLLVHLQRHGHRPIALVGGATGFIGDPTGKAAERSLLDEETLNKYVAGIKGQLARFLDFDSNNGNSAVLVNNYDWMKEFSFIDFARTVGKHITVNYMMAKDSVKNRLSAESNVGMSFTEFTYQLIQGYDYVHLYRELGAKLQMGGSDQWGNITTGTELIRRMEGGEGFAFTCPLTTKADGTKFGKSEGGENIWLDKNRTSPYKFYQFWLNQADADAEKYIKIYTFLDKETIDDLIERHRQEPHLRELQRKLATEITILVHGVDELRKAEKASQVLFGKSTSEDLKELDGDTFLSVFEGVPQATVSKADIEAGLDIVAALADKSGFLKSNSEARRELKANAISVNKEKVGEEFTLTTENLIADKYVLLQKGKKNYFILIVE, encoded by the coding sequence ATGAATCCATTAATTGAAGAGCTTACTTGGAGAGGGCTGGTACATAACATTATGCCAGGAACAGAAGAACAATTAAATAAAGAAATGACTTCTGGATATGTTGGGTTCGATCCTACTGCTGATTCTCTTCACGTGGGAAGCCTTGTGCCGATTTTCTTATTAGTTCACTTACAGCGTCACGGACACCGTCCGATTGCTTTAGTGGGTGGAGCTACTGGATTTATTGGAGATCCTACAGGAAAGGCTGCGGAAAGAAGCTTATTAGACGAAGAAACATTAAATAAATATGTGGCTGGTATCAAAGGTCAATTGGCACGTTTTTTAGATTTTGATTCGAACAATGGAAATTCAGCCGTTTTAGTAAATAACTACGATTGGATGAAAGAGTTTTCATTCATTGATTTCGCGCGTACAGTAGGAAAGCACATTACGGTGAATTATATGATGGCAAAGGATTCAGTGAAAAATCGTTTATCAGCAGAATCAAATGTCGGAATGTCCTTTACGGAATTTACGTATCAATTAATTCAAGGGTATGATTATGTTCATTTATACCGTGAATTAGGAGCGAAATTACAAATGGGTGGTTCTGATCAATGGGGGAATATTACAACTGGTACTGAATTAATCCGTCGTATGGAAGGTGGTGAAGGATTTGCTTTCACATGTCCTTTAACAACTAAAGCGGATGGAACTAAATTCGGTAAATCAGAAGGTGGTGAAAACATTTGGTTGGACAAAAACCGTACATCTCCTTATAAATTCTACCAATTCTGGTTGAATCAAGCTGATGCAGATGCAGAGAAATACATTAAAATTTATACATTCTTAGACAAAGAAACGATTGATGATTTAATTGAGCGTCACCGTCAAGAGCCTCACTTACGTGAATTACAACGCAAGTTAGCAACTGAAATCACAATTTTAGTTCATGGGGTAGATGAGTTGCGTAAAGCTGAAAAAGCGTCTCAAGTCTTATTTGGAAAATCAACATCGGAGGATTTAAAAGAATTAGATGGAGATACTTTCTTATCTGTTTTTGAAGGCGTACCTCAAGCCACTGTATCTAAAGCAGATATTGAAGCTGGATTAGATATTGTAGCTGCTTTAGCCGATAAATCAGGTTTCTTAAAATCAAATTCAGAAGCGCGCCGTGAATTAAAAGCAAATGCTATTTCTGTAAATAAAGAAAAAGTAGGGGAAGAATTTACATTAACGACGGAAAATTTGATTGCAGATAAATACGTATTATTACAAAAAGGGAAAAAGAATTATTTCATTTTAATTGTGGAATAA
- a CDS encoding CorA family divalent cation transporter yields MEIIFKNKLVEWIDLKNPTEEILKELALKYQFQTLTIEDSLEPGHLPKFEFDGRTSFFLFRYYVRDRHSVKNIIREFSHKIGIYIDQDTIITVYQHDNPIIQSVFNQLKLRYAADKINVRHILYFLIDELLSTFEQPALRMDENIDEFEEMIFTEQLQYIKLKNLYLIKREASACKKILEYTKEVLSEYSLTRKQSSTLQDLKEECEKMLHLHSQVMEDTQNLLSIYISLNSQKSNDIMKTLTIFSAFFLPLTFIAGIYGMNFQYMPELAYQWSYPVCLLVMGIISLIIYIWFRKKHFI; encoded by the coding sequence ATGGAAATCATTTTTAAAAATAAACTTGTGGAATGGATTGATTTAAAAAATCCAACCGAAGAAATTTTAAAGGAATTGGCTTTAAAATACCAATTCCAAACCTTAACCATTGAAGACAGTTTAGAACCTGGGCATCTTCCTAAATTTGAGTTTGATGGAAGAACATCATTCTTTCTGTTTCGCTACTATGTTAGAGACCGGCATTCGGTTAAGAATATTATTCGGGAATTCAGTCATAAAATCGGGATATACATAGATCAAGACACTATCATTACCGTGTATCAACACGATAACCCAATCATCCAATCGGTGTTCAACCAATTGAAATTACGCTATGCAGCCGATAAAATTAATGTTAGACATATTCTCTATTTTTTAATTGATGAGTTGTTATCCACTTTCGAGCAACCGGCTTTACGAATGGATGAAAACATCGATGAATTTGAAGAAATGATCTTTACAGAACAACTTCAGTATATAAAATTAAAGAATCTTTACCTCATTAAAAGAGAAGCTTCTGCATGTAAAAAAATACTGGAATACACAAAGGAAGTTTTATCCGAATATAGCTTAACGCGAAAACAATCCAGTACACTCCAAGATTTAAAAGAAGAATGCGAAAAGATGTTGCATTTGCATTCACAAGTCATGGAAGATACTCAAAACTTATTATCCATTTATATTTCGTTGAATAGCCAAAAATCAAATGATATTATGAAGACCTTAACCATATTTTCTGCATTCTTTTTACCCTTGACATTTATCGCAGGAATTTATGGCATGAATTTTCAATATATGCCTGAATTAGCTTATCAATGGAGTTATCCTGTGTGTCTATTGGTTATGGGAATCATATCACTTATCATTTACATTTGGTTCAGGAAGAAACATTTTATATAA
- a CDS encoding RagB/SusD family nutrient uptake outer membrane protein: protein MKKAKYILASIVLVSSLTFTSCSEEFLDTLPTDSVTEQTAYATADNLMVAVNGMHRNMYVRQNSSQGQNGYTAQMIYADVLGDDVIFPSQGNGWFVRMMRWLVNNNEASSDLSYPWNFWSGMIKNANYIINYGPNASGDTDLRDKAIGEAYAYRAFSQFQLVQLYGDRYVNGRTNDQLGIVIRTEASDNEPKARATVEETYAQIWADLDKAEQLLAGKTKTNSSHFALDNVLGIKARVALVQQKYNEAAQYAALARTGKSLMTQEQYKEGFNDYANPEWMWGVTILGDQSDFFGNFHAYMSRNYNSTQIRQAPKVVNLKLYNAFPDSDVRKQLIDPTGQHESLNLASTYAKFPYTSEKFVTKNRDNNTALGDVPFMRVAEMYLIEAEAKYFLGDEAGSKAVLTELATARDAAFTGFTTSGQAYLEELYLQRRIELWGEGFRFFDLKRTNSPLNRRDTGAVGTIINNVWEVPANDKKWTWVIPRQELNSNPLVIQNPS from the coding sequence ATGAAAAAAGCAAAATATATATTAGCATCAATTGTATTAGTAAGTTCTCTAACATTTACTTCATGTTCTGAAGAATTTTTAGATACTTTACCTACAGATAGTGTTACGGAGCAAACTGCTTATGCAACTGCAGACAACTTGATGGTGGCGGTTAACGGTATGCATAGAAATATGTACGTTCGTCAGAATTCTTCTCAAGGACAAAACGGATATACAGCACAAATGATTTATGCTGATGTATTAGGAGATGATGTAATTTTTCCTTCTCAAGGGAATGGATGGTTCGTAAGAATGATGAGATGGTTAGTTAACAATAACGAAGCTTCATCAGATTTATCATATCCTTGGAATTTCTGGAGTGGTATGATTAAAAATGCTAACTATATCATTAATTATGGACCTAATGCAAGTGGTGATACTGATTTAAGAGATAAAGCAATTGGTGAAGCTTATGCGTACCGCGCATTTTCTCAATTTCAATTGGTACAATTATATGGAGATCGTTATGTTAATGGAAGAACCAACGATCAATTAGGAATCGTTATTCGTACTGAAGCCTCAGATAATGAGCCGAAAGCGAGAGCTACAGTGGAAGAAACATACGCTCAAATTTGGGCTGACTTAGATAAAGCGGAACAATTATTAGCGGGAAAAACCAAAACAAATAGTTCTCACTTTGCATTAGACAACGTATTAGGGATTAAAGCTCGTGTGGCTTTAGTACAACAAAAATACAATGAGGCTGCTCAATATGCTGCATTAGCTCGTACGGGGAAATCATTAATGACTCAAGAGCAATACAAAGAAGGATTTAATGATTATGCAAATCCTGAATGGATGTGGGGAGTAACAATTCTAGGAGATCAATCAGACTTCTTTGGAAACTTCCACGCATACATGTCTCGTAACTATAACTCAACACAAATTCGTCAAGCGCCAAAAGTTGTAAATTTAAAGTTATATAATGCCTTCCCTGATTCGGATGTGCGTAAGCAACTTATTGATCCAACAGGTCAACATGAATCTTTAAATTTAGCTTCAACGTATGCTAAATTCCCTTACACATCTGAAAAGTTTGTAACGAAAAACAGAGATAATAACACTGCGTTAGGGGATGTACCATTTATGCGTGTAGCAGAAATGTACTTAATTGAAGCAGAAGCAAAATATTTCTTAGGAGACGAAGCGGGGTCTAAGGCTGTATTAACAGAATTAGCGACAGCACGTGATGCAGCATTTACTGGATTTACAACTTCAGGACAAGCATATTTAGAGGAATTATACTTACAACGTCGTATAGAGTTATGGGGTGAAGGATTTAGATTCTTTGACTTAAAACGTACTAATTCGCCTTTAAATCGTAGAGATACTGGAGCGGTAGGTACAATTATTAACAATGTGTGGGAAGTTCCTGCGAATGATAAAAAATGGACGTGGGTTATCCCTAGACAAGAGTTGAACTCTAATCCATTAGTAATTCAAAATCCATCATAA